From a region of the Acidobacteriota bacterium genome:
- a CDS encoding oligopeptide transporter, OPT family — MAEAHGPVSTTTKLPPTAYELKEGETYTPLTAGQKLTEFTIKAVITGAILGVIFGAANTYLGLKAGLTISTSIPVAVLTVVAFRLLGIFGVRHSILEANMSQTIGSASSSVASGVLFTIPALFIWNMAPAWRQITLLAMAGGLLGVLAMIPLRRYLIAKEHGKLPYPEGLACAEVLVASQNAGKQAAPVFWGLGAGMLWKLLTDGFKVVAGKFELAIAGKAKLAIGVSPALIGVGYILGIRVATVMVAGAALSSFVIIPAIDWWGASQAAPVYPETEQLISAMSAGDIWNRYVRYIGAGAVATGGLITLIASIPTMLESFKLGFAQIKKTATSGDGASGDGDASDATPRTERDLSFKTVLLFVGSILLALTLIPNVLGAIDSILARGLAAVLIAVFAFFFVTVSSRIVGLVGVTSNPTSGMTIATLLGVSMIFFFLGWTDTAGKATALMVGTVVCIAASIAGDTSQDLKTGYLLGATPRFQQIGELVGVITSAGFVCAVVMLLDSNVQGGLGGEELPAPQAVLMKLVIDGVLDQSLPWPLIGIGVGIALIAAAFRVPVLAFAVGVYLPLSTMAAVFVGGVLRYLMTRKQPEKEAERRREQGVLFGSGLVGGGGLTGVLLAAWVGISGGEKITGFPLGLGPVGTQVVALVAIAGIAALTMYFAKKRLE, encoded by the coding sequence TGACGGCGGGGCAGAAACTCACCGAGTTCACCATCAAGGCGGTGATCACCGGCGCCATCCTTGGCGTCATCTTCGGCGCCGCCAACACCTACCTGGGTCTCAAGGCCGGCCTCACCATCTCCACCTCCATCCCAGTGGCGGTGCTGACGGTGGTGGCCTTCCGACTGCTGGGCATCTTCGGGGTGCGGCACTCGATCCTCGAAGCCAATATGTCCCAGACCATCGGCTCGGCGTCGTCGTCGGTGGCCTCCGGCGTGCTCTTCACCATCCCCGCCCTCTTTATCTGGAACATGGCCCCGGCGTGGCGCCAAATCACCCTCCTGGCCATGGCCGGCGGCCTGCTGGGCGTGCTCGCCATGATCCCCCTGCGGCGCTATCTCATCGCTAAGGAACACGGCAAACTGCCCTACCCCGAAGGCCTGGCCTGCGCCGAGGTGCTGGTGGCGTCGCAGAACGCCGGCAAGCAGGCGGCGCCGGTCTTTTGGGGCCTGGGCGCCGGCATGCTGTGGAAGCTTCTCACCGACGGATTCAAGGTGGTGGCGGGCAAATTCGAGCTCGCCATCGCCGGCAAGGCCAAGCTGGCCATCGGCGTCTCTCCGGCTCTCATCGGCGTCGGCTACATCCTGGGTATCCGGGTGGCGACGGTGATGGTGGCCGGCGCCGCCCTCTCCTCCTTCGTCATCATTCCCGCCATCGATTGGTGGGGTGCTTCCCAGGCGGCGCCGGTCTACCCGGAAACGGAGCAGCTCATCTCCGCCATGAGCGCCGGCGACATCTGGAACCGCTACGTGCGCTACATCGGCGCCGGCGCCGTGGCCACCGGCGGTCTGATCACTCTCATCGCATCCATTCCCACCATGTTGGAGTCCTTCAAGCTCGGTTTCGCCCAGATCAAGAAGACCGCGACCTCCGGTGATGGTGCCTCCGGCGACGGCGACGCCAGCGACGCCACCCCGCGCACCGAGCGCGATCTCTCCTTCAAAACGGTGCTGCTCTTCGTCGGCTCCATCCTGCTGGCCCTGACCTTGATCCCCAACGTCCTCGGCGCCATCGACAGCATTTTGGCCCGCGGTCTGGCAGCGGTGCTCATCGCCGTCTTCGCCTTCTTCTTCGTCACCGTCAGCTCGCGCATCGTCGGCCTGGTGGGCGTCACCTCTAACCCCACCTCCGGCATGACCATCGCCACCCTCTTGGGCGTGTCCATGATCTTCTTCTTCCTCGGCTGGACCGACACCGCCGGCAAGGCCACCGCGCTGATGGTGGGCACGGTGGTGTGCATCGCCGCCTCCATCGCCGGCGACACCTCCCAGGATTTGAAGACCGGCTACCTCCTCGGCGCGACCCCCCGCTTCCAGCAGATCGGTGAGCTGGTGGGCGTCATCACTTCCGCCGGCTTCGTGTGTGCGGTGGTGATGCTCCTCGACAGCAACGTCCAAGGCGGTCTCGGGGGTGAGGAGCTTCCAGCTCCCCAAGCGGTGCTCATGAAGCTGGTCATCGACGGCGTCCTCGACCAAAGCCTGCCCTGGCCCCTCATCGGCATCGGCGTCGGCATCGCCCTCATCGCCGCCGCCTTCCGCGTCCCGGTCCTGGCCTTCGCGGTGGGCGTCTACCTCCCCCTCTCCACCATGGCCGCCGTCTTCGTCGGTGGCGTGCTGCGCTATCTCATGACCCGCAAGCAGCCCGAAAAGGAAGCCGAGCGGCGCCGCGAACAAGGCGTCCTCTTCGGCTCCGGCCTAGTCGGCGGCGGCGGCCTCACCGGCGTCCTCCTAGCCGCCTGGGTCGGCATCTCCGGCGGCGAGAAGATCACCGGGTTCCCGCTGGGCCTG